Proteins from a genomic interval of Sphingomonas sp. Y38-1Y:
- the hemF gene encoding oxygen-dependent coproporphyrinogen oxidase: MDPLDEQQAAARHWFEALRDRICAAFEAIEREAGSDAAFDYIAWDRTDPSGEPGGGGVRGVMKGRVFEKVGVNVSTVGGTFEGDFAKSIHGAGEDPRFFATGISLVAHMANPHVPAVHMNTRFLNTTKRWFGGGADLNPPIPYEEDTADFHAALKAACDAHAPVGDYPRFKKWADDYFWLPHRQVHRGVGGIFYDHLDGAFDPAFAFTRAVGEAFLDSYPAIVRRRMGMPFDDADRARQLEWRGRYAEFNLVYDRGTLFGLKTGGNIDAILMSLPPLATWS, encoded by the coding sequence ATGGACCCGCTCGACGAACAGCAAGCCGCCGCCCGCCACTGGTTCGAGGCCTTGCGCGACCGCATCTGCGCCGCATTCGAGGCGATCGAGCGCGAGGCGGGGTCCGATGCGGCGTTCGACTATATCGCCTGGGATCGCACCGACCCCTCGGGAGAGCCGGGCGGCGGCGGTGTCCGCGGCGTGATGAAGGGCCGGGTCTTCGAAAAGGTCGGCGTCAACGTCTCGACCGTCGGCGGCACCTTCGAGGGCGACTTCGCCAAGTCGATCCACGGCGCGGGCGAGGATCCGCGCTTCTTCGCCACCGGCATCAGCCTGGTCGCGCACATGGCCAATCCGCACGTCCCCGCGGTCCACATGAACACGCGCTTCCTCAACACGACCAAGCGCTGGTTCGGCGGCGGCGCCGACCTCAACCCGCCGATCCCGTACGAGGAGGACACGGCCGACTTCCATGCGGCGCTGAAGGCAGCATGCGACGCGCATGCGCCGGTCGGCGACTATCCGCGCTTCAAGAAATGGGCCGACGATTATTTCTGGCTGCCGCATCGCCAGGTGCATCGCGGCGTCGGCGGCATCTTCTACGATCATCTGGATGGTGCGTTCGACCCCGCCTTCGCCTTTACACGCGCGGTGGGCGAGGCGTTCCTCGACAGCTATCCCGCGATCGTGCGGCGGCGGATGGGAATGCCGTTCGACGATGCCGATCGCGCACGCCAGCTCGAATGGCGGGGGCGCTATGCCGAATTCAACCTCGTCTACGACCGCGGCACGCTGTTCGGATTGAAGACCGGCGGCAACATCGACGCGATCCTGATGAGCCTGCCCCCGCTCGCCACCTGGAGCTGA
- a CDS encoding GNAT family N-acetyltransferase, which yields MGLIPVPPGHVAAVVTTLEMRERPRARPMPPSPLRLIRWSAPEPAKYRALFERVGGPWLWYSRLAMDDARLIELTHRAETQLHVVQDRQGIEVGMLELSHPAADWCSIDYFGLVPALTSAGHGRWLMAMAMALAWRPGVEVVRVNTCSLDHPRALGFYRAQGFEAVSRSVETFPDPRLIGVLPADAAPHVPLVSAR from the coding sequence ATGGGGTTGATCCCCGTGCCGCCGGGTCATGTCGCGGCGGTGGTGACGACGCTGGAGATGCGCGAGCGACCGCGGGCGCGGCCGATGCCGCCCTCCCCGCTCCGCCTGATCCGCTGGTCCGCGCCCGAGCCGGCCAAGTACCGCGCGCTGTTCGAACGTGTGGGCGGGCCGTGGCTCTGGTATTCGCGACTGGCGATGGACGATGCGCGATTGATCGAGCTGACCCATCGGGCCGAGACGCAGCTTCACGTCGTCCAGGATCGCCAGGGGATCGAGGTGGGGATGCTGGAACTCAGCCATCCGGCCGCCGATTGGTGCTCGATCGACTATTTCGGGCTGGTCCCCGCGCTGACCAGCGCGGGGCACGGCCGCTGGCTGATGGCGATGGCGATGGCCCTCGCCTGGCGGCCGGGGGTAGAGGTGGTGCGGGTCAACACCTGCTCGCTCGACCATCCCCGCGCGCTCGGCTTCTACCGCGCGCAGGGGTTTGAGGCGGTATCGCGGTCGGTCGAGACCTTCCCCGACCCGCGGCTGATCGGCGTGCTACCCGCCGACGCAGCGCCTCACGTTCCCTTGGTCAGCGCGCGATAG
- a CDS encoding glycerophosphoryl diester phosphodiesterase membrane domain-containing protein, translated as MVKMTRVWEATSDFLNEHGGAVAGITLALVFAPSLVSGLLEAAVTPGVVTPMTFVFQLLGFVLTIVSLVGTLALTALAIAPARRSEAVGQGVRRLLPFIAVMIVLLLAFLVLMIPFIGIAVAGGVDFSAASVQASLPALSGGTAAALAGYGLVLFAVLLWVGARLAVLAPVIVAERRGLGAIGRSWRLTRGHGWRIVGVFLLYLLVAGILSAAIGAAAGAIGAIAGGGQTGFNIGRVIPAVAMAGVSSLLTVVQSAFAAKLYVALAPASDLEETFA; from the coding sequence ATGGTCAAGATGACGCGCGTCTGGGAGGCGACCAGCGACTTCCTCAACGAGCATGGCGGCGCGGTCGCCGGGATCACCCTGGCGCTCGTCTTCGCGCCGTCGCTCGTCTCCGGCCTGCTCGAAGCGGCGGTGACGCCCGGCGTCGTGACGCCGATGACCTTCGTGTTCCAGCTCCTTGGCTTCGTCCTGACGATCGTCAGCCTGGTCGGCACGCTGGCGCTCACCGCGCTGGCGATCGCGCCGGCGCGGCGGAGCGAGGCGGTGGGTCAGGGCGTGCGGCGTCTGCTGCCCTTCATCGCCGTGATGATCGTGCTGTTGCTCGCGTTCCTGGTCCTCATGATCCCGTTCATCGGCATCGCCGTCGCGGGCGGCGTGGATTTCAGCGCGGCGAGCGTGCAGGCGTCGTTGCCCGCGCTGAGCGGAGGCACCGCGGCGGCGCTGGCCGGCTATGGCCTGGTCCTGTTCGCCGTGCTCCTCTGGGTCGGCGCGCGGCTGGCGGTGCTCGCGCCCGTGATCGTCGCGGAGCGGCGCGGGCTGGGCGCGATCGGGCGTTCGTGGCGGCTGACGCGCGGACATGGCTGGCGCATCGTCGGCGTGTTCCTCCTCTATCTCCTCGTCGCCGGCATCCTGTCCGCCGCGATCGGCGCGGCAGCCGGGGCGATCGGCGCGATCGCTGGCGGCGGGCAGACGGGCTTCAACATCGGCCGGGTAATCCCCGCGGTTGCCATGGCCGGCGTCTCCTCGCTGCTGACGGTCGTTCAGAGTGCGTTCGCCGCGAAGCTCTATGTGGCGCTTGCCCCTGCCAGCGACCTTGAGGAAACCTTCGCGTGA
- the lipB gene encoding lipoyl(octanoyl) transferase LipB translates to MAIPLPLSAARPDEVEWRVEPLPVPYPDALEAMAARAAAIRAGEARELVWLLEHPPLYTAGTSADPAELIDPRFPVYKSGRGGRYTYHGPGQRIGYVMLDLAKRGRDVRCYVHALEQWVIGALRTCGIESYAVEGRVGIWTREGGPEAKIGAIGVRVRQWVTLHGFSVNLSPDLSHFGGIVPCGLAEFPVTSANQLAKKVKLATFDEALTLSFPAFLRALGGAEPICRVEGRPHSD, encoded by the coding sequence ATGGCGATACCATTACCCCTGTCAGCCGCGCGTCCCGACGAGGTCGAATGGCGCGTCGAGCCCTTGCCGGTGCCCTATCCCGACGCGCTGGAGGCGATGGCGGCGCGGGCCGCGGCGATCCGCGCGGGCGAAGCGCGCGAGCTCGTCTGGCTGCTCGAGCACCCGCCGCTCTATACCGCCGGGACCAGCGCCGACCCGGCCGAGCTGATCGATCCGCGCTTTCCCGTGTACAAGTCGGGGCGCGGCGGCCGCTATACCTATCACGGGCCGGGACAGCGGATCGGCTATGTCATGCTCGACCTGGCGAAGCGCGGCCGCGACGTGCGCTGCTATGTCCACGCGCTCGAGCAATGGGTGATCGGGGCGCTTCGCACCTGCGGGATCGAGAGCTATGCCGTCGAAGGGCGCGTCGGCATCTGGACGCGCGAGGGCGGGCCGGAGGCCAAGATCGGGGCGATTGGCGTGCGGGTCCGGCAATGGGTGACGCTTCACGGCTTTTCCGTAAACCTGTCCCCGGACCTTTCGCATTTTGGCGGAATCGTACCGTGCGGGCTTGCCGAATTCCCGGTCACGAGCGCTAACCAGCTTGCAAAGAAGGTTAAACTCGCAACCTTTGACGAAGCGCTGACGTTGTCGTTCCCGGCGTTCCTGCGGGCGCTCGGCGGTGCCGAGCCCATTTGTAGGGTTGAGGGGCGTCCGCATAGCGATTAA